The Papaver somniferum cultivar HN1 chromosome 6, ASM357369v1, whole genome shotgun sequence genome segment CTCTCTTTCCATTTGTCTTTTCCCCTAAAAAAAACCCAGGTTATACAAATGGATGGATCAAGCTAGATGAGATTATGCGAGCAATTGTTAGTTAGTGGTTGTTGAGAGGATGTTAAGAAGGGACACTCTTGTTTTGATCAACTGTCTAAAAACCAACTCTAGTCCCTCCTCCAGGCTTTGGATACTTGTTTCCAACGTTTCTAAAGGCTTTTGTGCGACGCCATCCACTCCCTTGATAAGTTGTTGTACGTCCTGATCCTTTGCTGATTTTAAGCGACTGTTCTGCTTGATCATCAATTTGGAAACCAATGACCAGCCACTACAACTAGTCTTTGGTACAGCACATTTGTACCTAGACAACACAGACTCGTATAAGGTAACCGTGACGTCCCCTACTTGTTTTAGCACATTCACAACGGCAACATAATCTTGTTGTTGCTTCTCTAACAAGAGAGATGAGCATGAGAAACCATGCTTCTTTCCAGCCGTTCTCTTTAATTCACCGAGACACTTTTGAACCTCCTTATTAGTCTTCTTTCTGGACGACATGTAATATTCTACTATCTTTTTCCCTGTCAAGTCTATTTCTCCTTCAGGTGACGATCTTCTTCTACGAAGAGCTGATCGAGTTTCTTGCGCAGCTTCTTTGATCCGTGACAAAACATCCTTTGTAGTACAACTCACGTCCAACAGTCGAAGAGAATCATCCAACACCTCGTCGACCAATTTATCATGACACTGCTTCACCAGGATTTGTTGGGTATGTGGCAACTTAAGCAAATCCTCAACACTTTCGTATAAACCTTTAAGACcaaacaacccatctcttaacaTCTCCGTCGTATAATGATCAAGGCTTTTGTTTTCGTTAAGTTCTACTCTGATTTTGTTCAACTGTTCTTCAACTCTTGCTGTTAGAGGATGATGAAATGTCGATGGCAAACTTGTCGATCGAATGTGGTAATGATATTTTGCCATAGCTAAAGAAGAATGAAAAGATTCAGAGAATGTGAAAATTTTCTAATGAATATGAATGCAATGAATAAACTGAAGACTTCTAGTTGGGGAGTTCTTAATTTATACTTCATCAAGTTAAGGTTGTTTATGAGCAATAATCTAACAATAAGATAGAGTTAGTTAATGAGAAGAAGACAAAGAAATCCAAGAATGTGGGTTATGCAATCTACAAGTGGAAATGATTGACACTTTTCATCTAACTTTTGCGGGGTACAAGATTAAATCCAATGTATTTAGTCCCAACATTCAAAACGTAAACGAGAACGAAAGAGATATATGAATAATATCTAGCGAAGCAGTTAAGTGAAATCTTAATTAGGTTCAAGTGAAAGGCGGTGGTGATCAAATTCATTGTACGTGTATGCATATACTACTGGCATTGTCGTCAAGCAACAATAATAAGTACGATCAACATCTGTCAATAATTAGTACTTAGTGGGATATGTTGTACGTATACGTTAAGCACGCAAAATCTATTATCCATATATTTTTGGGTTTAATAGTCGCCATTTCATAAATAAGCCACATATTATATGGTTATGTCTAGGTTGAGGAAACAGTAAAGGGTGGCCAGCTTAAAAAACGTGAAGTAGTATACACATTTCTATGTATACATGTGGATATGAAATGAATTTCGTAGCACCTTCTCTGCTTGCTCTATCAGAACCCGTAGAGCGCCCAAATTGAAACCATCTCAGGCTGCAGCAGGCTTGCGTTAATATGTACTCAAAACTAATAGGGTTAGTCAATTGAGATTTATAGAGGTATTGAaagaatttttgaaatttttgaaaTCTCTTGTTAACCAATAGAGTCTTTCAAAATCCCAAGTAATATGTGTTATTAGATCGTGACTTTCTTAATGAGGATTAATCAATTGAGATTTATGGGGAAATTGAAAGAATTTTAGAGACTCTTGATATCTCTTATTAGTCAATAAAGAGTCTTTCAAAATCTCAAGCAATCTCTGTTATTGGATCGTGACTTTCTTAAAGTCTTCAAATTTCTCTGTTATTGGATTTGAATTTGGATTTGAAATCAGTGATTTATGGTTTTGAGAGACTGTAGAGACTTTTATTACAAAATTATACCATAAAAGGCCAAAACAAAATCTCTCCAAAATAGGTGATATTTTGAGAGACATTGTTCTTTACAGATTGAATatcaaaaaatgaagaaaaaaaaaataaccacaataaaaaaaatgaagaaaaaaaaatggtgtcTCCCAAAACCAAATAAGTTCACTAGAGATTCAAATCCATTATGTTCGtctcattttgattttttttattggcAAAATGGTTACAATTTTTATTATTCATGCATGGACTAATACATTCCCATTGAATTATTCATATATTCATTATGTAGAAAAATAAATATACTACTTGTTTTACGTGTGTAGGGTGAAATTCATACATGTTTTGTTGTCTCTATGAATCACCATACTTCCTAGAAAATCATTCAGAGAGTCACAAAATCTCTAAACTCACAGAGAGTCACCcaattttttttgcataaaaaGTCTCTCAATGTCTCTATTAAGGGGGTTAGTCAAATGACATTTCAAATGACTTTCAAAGAGTTTCCAAATCTATTTTTAGTTCATAAAGATTTTTGGAGAGTTTTCTAATGTGTCTTGTTATTGATTAGAGAAGTTTTTAAGTCATTTCAGTTCTCTGAAattccatgttattggattaggatttcgtAAGAGTCACTCCAACAATCATGTTATTCGAAAgagaattgaaagtcattgatttgttatttttagAGAATTTAGAGAGACTTTCTTAggaaaataggcatggtagaaatctctccccaataggtgatattttgggagacttggAAATTTGGAGAATATTTGTTATTTAAGAGTAGGgccatttttttctttctcatttttttGTTTGGGTTGATGACCAGGGAACGAGttaattatgaaacaagttcataaatctacttccttaaacccatgtaataatacatagtttcctaggatgaaattacaCCTATATCCTAcccataatcaagtaactaaatacatagattatgttgatgttgtaTTTACGAAGTtgaaaagataagcgttatagttcgtaattcaatataattccttgacattttgatcataatgttatgaccaagtctaatcactagagtattatatatacagcttcgcatgttatgatTTCAATataaaacgacttgaaagatatgttaggaatggaaacaagatcaagtcaatattactaatctcaagaggaaggatgatgtcttcgttgcagtcgtcacttcttcaaattcttcagtTTTTCAgaataatacttgtatgtttcaacattcctagacttgctagtctaacctaaacgacgTTGAccctagtaaataatcaagcaactttagatgagttttgatactaaaatatgtcaaccaaacttgacataccaatgcttggtgggttcaactgagctatgctctaacactaatgaAGTGCAAAAGGATTTATACTCACTAGGCAAACCAGATAAGATAATAGCTACTAGCTCATTATCATCCAGAGGAGAAATAACAGCAGCCAATTGATCTTGAATGTATTTCACCTCCATCAGAAAATGTGTCATGCTAGAACCACTAACTTTGAGTGTTGCAATTTGGTACGAAATTGAATGATGTGAGTAGATGATGTTTATGCATGTATCTTATAGACTTTCGGAAGTTTGAGATCCAACCATATAACCAATAACACTGTCAGAAATAGTTGATTGAATCCATAAAATGAGAGTTGAGTCTTCAGATTTCCAGTCAGAATACACAGGATTTTCAATTCGATCAACAGGTGTAAGAAATCGAGGAGGACAGGGTAAGGTACCATCGATGTGTCCCAAAACTTGAAAATGATGAAACAAATAAAGAATTAGAGCTCTCCAAGTGATGCGTGATTATCATCCTTCAGCTTAATAGGAATAATATGTCCAATTGTATTGAGCGGAAGATAAGAAATCTTTGGAGTAGCCATTTATTGAAGGAAAAATTGAATTAATGATAGACCAAACATAAATATGGAATAAGGATGAATCAAAGACAAAATTGAAGAAGCAGAGAGCAAATTGAAGCAATAATGATGAAATTAATGCTGAATAGAAGCTGAAAAGAACAATTAAAcagccaaaataaaataaaaacgaaaTAGATCTAAGGGTGTTGTAAAATGATGAACACACAAAATCAGaaacaaaatgaagaagaatgatgaatgaaAACCTCATAGGCATAGAAAACACATATCGAATCTTGAAAAGTAAGATAAATCTGATACCATATTGACATTTGGTATATATGATGAAAGTAAAGTTTTCTTACAGAAGAAAccaaagagaaaatgaaataagatgattaaaagaaaattaaagataaaattaCAGGACACGATGATGAAAAGACTTATTATACAGATAAACACACATGTGAAGAGCATGTGTGTAAATAGTTTAACATTCACTCTCCTCTGTGATCCTGTATTGCGACTCGTTGACCTTTCCAGTTATGTTATCCGCATCATTAAATGTATTTGTTGATTGGTATCATAGTTGGTTGTAAATAATCTGGCATTTGTTTCATTGGATCGATCAATATTCGAAACTAGATAAGTGTTTTTCGTCTTTGGTGTATGGCCAAACTATTTTATCTGGAGGCCCGGATTGAGGTAGATGTTAATGATTCTTGCAGTTGCTAGATCTGGTAGATTATACATCTTGCCATGCATCCACGAATGTGTGTGGATCAATTAGATACGACGCAAAGAAAGGATTAATATTCGTTTTGGAGAGAGGTAGGTGGTATAACATCCAGTTTGATATGAGGTGTCTACACCGTTAGCAACCTTATTGTTCTTTAATTGTCGATATTAGAGaatatcatttttttcattgtggacTTACTGACAAAGGGGACGTAGTATCTGATTAAAATATGGGTTTTTGGTTTAGGTACGTTTCTTTGCAAAGCGTTTTTCTGATTGAATCTGGTTAGTCCTGGAATAGCCAAGAATTTTTGATGTAAAGTGTCTTATTGTGGTTAACACTTTTCTTGATTCCTTATCCTTCCTATTGTTTCGGTTTTGTTAATATTAAAGTTTTCTAACCGAAGAATCATGACCCCAGAATAAAAGTCTTGTTATCTGATCAATCTTATTGGGGATGTGTACCATCAGAAGTTGTGTTTGCATTAGATGGTTATCCTTTGGAGTAAAAGAAACATTGATAATTACTAACCTTCTTGTCGGGTTTAGATGTTAtgttttttctgaatttttttcttcttgataGACTCTCAAGCATCTACGTGAACATATTTGTAGAAGATCCATCTTGTTTGAAAATCACCCCAAGGTAAATAATTGGTTTGTCGTTTCCAGCATATTGAAAGTTTGTTGTATCTCGTCGATCGACTGTTATAGTAATCAAGGgtgatatgtaatggtagatttATTGTTAACGTGTTGCCCTATTGAAGAGTTGTAGGCGTCGAGCAGTTGTTATAGCTGGTGACAGATCTGTACCAAATATTTACATATGATGAGGAAGTTGTTCGAGGACACCAGATGCAGGGTCCTTGGTGCCTTTATAA includes the following:
- the LOC113286251 gene encoding uncharacterized protein LOC113286251, which gives rise to MAKYHYHIRSTSLPSTFHHPLTARVEEQLNKIRVELNENKSLDHYTTEMLRDGLFGLKGLYESVEDLLKLPHTQQILVKQCHDKLVDEVLDDSLRLLDVSCTTKDVLSRIKEAAQETRSALRRRRSSPEGEIDLTGKKIVEYYMSSRKKTNKEVQKCLGELKRTAGKKHGFSCSSLLLEKQQQDYVAVVNVLKQVGDVTVTLYESVLSRYKCAVPKTSCSGWSLVSKLMIKQNSRLKSAKDQDVQQLIKGVDGVAQKPLETLETSIQSLEEGLELVFRQLIKTRVSLLNILSTTTN